Below is a genomic region from Diabrotica undecimpunctata isolate CICGRU chromosome 7, icDiaUnde3, whole genome shotgun sequence.
ATAGAAGAGCATAGAAAGAACCAATAGAAATGCCACGAACATTGCACAATAAGGTGCAATGAAACATATAAATGGAGAAAGAAGGCTTCTGATGCACAAAAATATTCGAATGCGCCGTTTACAAGACCATTTGGCACAGCAAAACCGGTCAATATAAATTTACCATTCGAAGTGTTTTCTTTGTTCACGAACAAagatcctcttcttcttcttccttcttgtatgtaggctttaaggcctgtttcttcttcaatattagccttctaatttgtttaaattatcgcaccatctttttcttggtctgccaatacttcttcgtccatttggtgacttatctcatgttattcgtactatcctatcctctgccattctactaatgtgttcgtcgTTCGTGTAATTACACAGTCAAACCTTTACGCTCGACAAAATCACAATAATCTCGGCTTACTGAGGAAGAACTAAAAGCATTTCTAGGGGTTCTTATAATAATGGGATTTCATACACTACCTAGTTTGAGACATTATTGGTCAACAAATATCAACATGCACGTGTCAAGAGTTTGTGTCAAAAACGATTCTTAAGAATACTTCCTTTTCTTCATCTAAACAATAATGAAAATATGGAAAGAGGACAAAATAGCCCCAATTTTGACAAACTGTCCAAAGTAAGGCCATTGATAACACAACTGCAGCAGATCTTTCAACAGAACTTTTATACAAGTAGAAATGTTGCAGTAGATGAAAGTATGGTTGCTTTCAAGGTATAAAGTTCGCTCAAACAATATATGCCAAAGAAGACCATAAAAAGATGCCTCAAAGTCTGGGGCGTTGTATGCTTCGAAACTGGGTACGTACACAAATGTACCATATATGAAGGCAAATCTTAatgctgaatatggtttagaagCTAAAACGATATCAGACTTTATagtatatattagaatttttttCTCGAGCTTTCCTCTTCTTAAGAAAATGTTAACTTATGATTTGTTCTGCTCTGAAACTTTTAGCGGGGACGTAAATGCGTTCTAGTCGGCAGTACTATGCACAATCCACTTGAATTACTTCAGTTTTGCGAAGAAAAGGGAATGGTGAACAAGAAAGCatacattttttctttgttttatttattcaatattttttagaGCAATTGGCTCTAGTAGTCATCATCTTCTAATTTTcttttccttaattttttttgGATAGTAAGAATGGCGTAACAACCACCCCCACATCTCTGCCGACTCTGAGCAACGCGTCCTCGTTCATTTTGTGTACCTCAAACACTGTCCATCGTTTGTTGTGTTACAGTATATGCTGCTCCTACTTGAAATGTAGAAagtattacattaaataaaaataaaaacattttttactctATGAAATATAAAAAGTTTTATCAAACCTATCCGTCAACAACATGGGCGACGACCAAATGACCTTGTGTTAAAAAATGGCATTCTGTGATGTCGAACAattaactttaaaggaaataatgcAAACCAACTAAATTTTTCATATAGCAACAACACATTCGCGGGAATTACACACATAACCGTCCATAAATGCCTACCCCTATTTAAATCAACTGAAAAAATGGCTAAAATGTTCACTTACCTCAATGAATCGCTTAAGCGCTTCTTTGCTTAACACGTACCCTGCACCGCCACTCATATAACCCTGTTTTACGAAGGGTTTAAACCGACAACCAAAGTATATTGGTTCGCTGGGTTTATTGGGTAGCAGCATATACCTTAAATTTTCTAGTATCACATACCTgcaaaaaaaaaggtggaaacggttgcatttaaatttttacggaatttaaatattaaacatttttaaatgcaaGGGAGGCACTATTCAGTGTTCACGTGTTTGTACAACGACGGTTGATTATTGCTACTtgattattacatattgttacgataaattctgacccaaaacagTTAATTTTGATGACTCGCGCTCGCGATTTAATTGTAACGttcgtcaaataaattgttgtacagtagtttaataaattgatataaattactgtgtgttttaataaattaaaataagaacaataaattagaattaaataaagacataacagtggtgtcagaagtgggataaaagtaaattagacttataataatcaTAACAAGTATTGTTCCGaagagaatatttttaaattatgaaaatgacgacgatttatgagctcatagtgatcgaattacgaagaagaattgacgatgtacatgagttggtccgttcccatcttcagatcgctagcgaccgaatgaagaaacggtacgatacacaagccgaaaagggttgctttaagaagaacgacaaagtctggctctataatcacaagaaacgaaaaggttgttctcccaaattgcagcagttttgggaaggcccatacttaattatggagagcatcaacgatgtcatctaccgaataagcaagattccgaggggaaagcctatgatagtacaccataaccggctggcgtctttcgaaggtgaccacgacgtagatgaagaagtggaagtaaaccaaatccAAGATCTGCCTGACCTCACGTTtaaggaattcatgggtgcctatggaggtaccggtaaagcaagacatggtgttaccactgaagaaaagcaagatctactcgcgctccccgatgactactcgctggcccttaccatttcggccagtatcaaagacgcaccagagttggcatccgtctttcgaaggaagttcggtcgagttgcagaacttcaatgccaagtgccagctcctgggaaaaccttgaaactccaagaagcatcacgttaccttttctacctggtaacaaaagacactgcccgtgaccaacctacctaccgagatgtatgggaagccttacttcaattgagagagcacgtactagagtccgacgtgcaaaagttagccatgccaaagttggagtgccgccaattagattggagggttatccgaaatatggtggaggagatctttaaagacaccgaagtccaggtgttagtctgttgcaatccgcatagttaatggtgcggagagaaaaccgtcccttgtcatttttatacaactggaagttgtaaaagagggtccagttgccgataccagcataccgttccggttccagtcccgacaaggttccaggaggaaccatcttttaagaggggggcaatgttacgataaattctgacccaaaacagttaattttgaagactcGCGCTCGCTATTTAATTGTAACGttcgtcaaataaattgttgtacagtagtttaataaattgatataaattaccgtgtgttttaataaattaaaataagaacaataaattagaattaaataaagacaCAACAATATATTCAGGGATtatacagtattcactgccttccctcgctcaaccgtttccatctctctctgttgtcccattctccatcgtttaggcctcccttactcatggcgtcgtctacttcgttcctccaggattttctgggtcgacctcttttcctccttcctatgggccTCCaatcggttattctctttatccatctgctgtcgctagttcttcttacatgtccatatcactttagtctttttttgtgaagaagacatagaagatctacagattgatgacaacgtaacaatcaaaggaaaggataaattcaaatacttggggtttataaccacgaaaaaggcaacaacagaggaagaaattacataaagattaggacaaacaagaacagcaatccgacaacttaactcagtatggtgggatagacacctaaatatgaagacaaaaacacagatttacaaaacattagtgcgaagtattatgacatatggggctgaaaattggatcataaacaagaaaaacagcagtaagatagtagcaacagagatggaatgcctgcgaagatgctgcagactgcaaagaacatcaatagaaacagacttTACTTGATTATTATAAAACAGTAAAATTGACACGTAGAAGAAATATAGAATAGAGAGATTTGAAAAAAGTATCAGCTCATGCTAACATATAGACAATTAGACTCGCTGTATTGCGAAATTTACTATTTATTGGGGCGTGCTGCGTAAGTATCGAAGGTTAATCCGTATTAGCATACTCAAGACGTGCCTGAACGTCGAGGGATGCACAGCGAAAGCATTAGTTTTGGCCACATGGCCGAATTGTAACTGAGGTAACCGAGTAACCTCGAATGCAAACAATGAGATTGGTTATTTCGTGAGCGCAAATATAATGAAAGAAGTTAAAAGGTGGCGGTTGTTTGGGAGAGAAAAACAAATACTCAAGTCGGTATACGAGATATATAACAAAGAGCTTGAAAAACCTATTTACAAGGGACGCGGACGAACAAACATTGTATtggaaaatattataaaaaatataaccaaaagccaaattcatggattttattttaggaaCATAATGCCCTCGTTAAACTCTACTTAAATTAATGCAGATGTACATGGTACTTTAAATAACATATCCTTAAGGGTATTACAAAGAACACATGAACTAAACTTTCGGTATGTAAAGCGAAATTGGGAAAGTTTGTTAATAGAGATAGACGAAATAGTGTGTTCCGACGGAGAGTTTTTTTACGAGACAGATTTTTAACGAGAGACTTTCAAACGGCTTAGATGCACCTTTGGGTAAATGAAGGTGTCTCATTATTGCTCATACTCAAGTGATTCAGGTTTTATACatggtgagtcataactattgggacatagactaaggacaggttatttggaccaaaatatggctattgggccaaatatgccttaataaaatgttgctgagaaaaaagatacagggtgttaaagttaatttttgtttttcgttttttgctaatagtttccctgtatatttataaattgctatcaaaattggcacagaggcataatcttagacaagaaatagtattttatttacaattttacgttttgtcatagagggcgccacgtggatcattcctaatgatcaaattgagtctaaactttttctgatgaaactttttagtaatttttattagaaaatatgacgtaaacatcatttttacgtaaaattggtactcttgtttaaacatgataatttcaaccgttttcgataaaaacgcagtcgaactgcttagagtcttaaaaaaggatttcaactattatttcatttatgaaaagtatgctttggactgtcagataattgttgttggtaaatgtcatttgttcagagtaaattatttttgatgtgacagtgtagtgtaatgttgcgttttttaaaagttttaattgaaatgcctcgtcacaatcattttactaatgaagaaatgcgagatatgatttgcgtatacgcacaagaaaatttttgcggtcgctcggtagtcagaaggtatggaatgttatacggaaacagaaggcaaccaaatcacaaaacttttgcaagattatatcgtagtttaggtgaaactgggtcatttcaccgAAAAccgttcaaaatttacttccaacagatcttccacgacgattacagttttgccaacgtattctgaataaacatcgcaatgacagacactttattaagaatattatgttcaccgatgaagcaacttttaccagacgaggggtttttaattggcgaaatagtcctaattgggaagaagaaaacccgcatgctgttaaagctagacattttcagcatgagtttaaattgaatatttggtgtggcattataggcgaccaactactagggccttatgttcttcctccgaatttaaatggagattcttatttattctttttggaaaatactcttagtgatattttagatgatctgtcactggatgtaagaagaaaaatgtggtttatgcaggatggagcgccacctcatttttcattagctgttagaaatcatcttaatgacgtatttcctcaacgatggattggcagaggcagtgattttcaatggccaccaagaagtcctgagtacaacccgctagatttttatttttggggacatatgaagtccttagtttatgccaatgaaattaatacacgagacgaactttggagatacattcaaaatgcatcttataaggggacagaataatattttttttaacgtccgaaactcctttataaaaagaattagaaaaggcatagaaatcggaggagaccatgtagaacatttagtttgagtttttgtgagttcttttaagttaaagtgtatttagttttgatttatcgtcaaaacggaaaccttacgttagttgcaactttgtttattagtttggtatttgatagtggaattgtaaataaaatactatttcttgtctaagattatgcctctgtgccaattttgatagcaatttataaatatacagggaaactattagcaaaaaacgaaaaacaaaaattaactttaacaccctgtatcttttttctcagccacattttattaaggcatatttggcccaatagccatattttggtccaaataacctgtccttagtctatgtcccaatagttatgactcaccctgtatataaactGACTACAACAAATTTACGCGCCACTATTGAACTGTACTTGCCTCTTGCCGCAGTCTCCGCAGTCTGCGACAATGCTTTTGAAACGATAACCTCACAATTCTATCGAATTTCTATGGTAATATCTAACGATAAAATTCTCGATGGAGGCATACAAGTTAACGATCAATTCAAAGCATTATTATTGTAACTTTCCTGTGCTGCAAAATAAAGTGTTAGGGACTCATATTCAGACATTCGTTGTCATATCACGTAACAAAGAAGTTTTTGATGAGGCTAAAGTTCTTGCTATTAAAATTTCAGTTATGTTTAAATGCCAACGACTATAGCCAAATTTGTTATACATTACTCTCTCATGAAGAGATTAGTAAAGCTAGAAAACTCGGTTTCCTAACTTTAACCGGTTAACATTGCGTAAAAGATAAAATTAATTGCTTCATAtacatttaattttgtttaaaattaacaaaataaaataaatatactcACGTATCGTCATCAGCCTTTAAAAACCAATCTGCCGAATCGTAGTAATGTTTGTACACGTACTTGAACGCTTCTTTGGTTTTCAACCATAGATTATCGCGACCTTCCTTTACCGGAAGTGCTACCGACGGCAGTGAATTATCTAAAATTTCGTAAACACAGTATTTATCAAAATCATACAGTAcctattattatttttaggtaAAAAATGGTAAATTGTTGTATAGTATTATATTGGAGCGGTACATATTTTGTTATGGTTAGTGTCAAACATTAAAATTCCATTACGaattaatgtattaaactgtgttGGCTTTGTTAGATTCTAAACCTAAAAAGGGATTAAATAATATATAGGTAAGCTGCTAATCCTTAAAAAGATGTCCATGACCTAAAACTCGTTGGGAACTAGACAAATTTGTTACCAAAATGTTCGTAATAAAGTCTgtacacttttttaaaataaaattttttgattgGGGTGGTGGACcatgtaaataaacaaacaagaaaaaagcaaatatgaaatttttaactCGCGATATCTCAGCTTGGTTTTGAAGCTGCTCCAATATTTCCTGTAAGCGGTATTCCCTTGCCGATTTAAAAAACGTTACATAAATGAATACAGAAAGATACAACAGATACAGCACCAACAAATAACGATTCATAATGGTCTAAAACCCAACCCAAAATAACGCGATCGTTGTGCAGATCTATCACgcaaatgaaacaaaaaacaaactacCATCAGGATAGTAGGACCCAAATTACACAAAAGATTTTTTGTTTGCGACGACAAAATCGATAAATTACATAACTGATTATGTTTGCtttatagtctaggcgggatctgttttggattggacattttccataggaagctatttttttgctggaatcccttcaggatgtggccaatatcgataatcaggatatgcgccagtcgcataCCCTgtgctacattttttatttaacaaaatctgaaaacaattgaaaatttctcatttttttgctcctattttcgtttataattcggaaaatattgatcctagagaaaaaattataagaaggtaaaagtttcgttattcaattttacacaatatttcgttagctagaaattgaaaatttaatgtttattgttgaaaatatagcaataattggaaaaaaagtacaaaaaaatgaagttaatcctttaaatgttttcgactttctaaacttacgacatacaagctccatattccgcctagaaaaaccttttaatatgtttaaaacgtgtgccaaattttgttaagatcaatcggataggttttgcataataattttgcaatccagcctactggaaaaaaatcgcaaattttcaaatttctagtaggccctaaataaggccctcagatagttgcaaatttttttgcacataaaggaaggctcaaactttcaaacgctttttgtaaaattcatatggtcaaataataaaatggttttatgatggtaattctggacaacagtgtagatttattttctgtgttttttgaaTGGAGACCAATTCCTTGCGTGCAGTCAACTCatcatattttaaacattttgagagttgttattgccttaaaaattgcagaaattgtcacgctcaagaagtgtcaccagaaaaagttgaggaaagaataccgggatacacaaatttgtgcaaGAATCGAGGTAGATTCAACACGTTCAAGTAAAAGCGTTGCTAGAGAGTTAGAAGTGagcaatgttactgtaacgaaagtaTGGAAAAAGCAACGGTTACAAGagttttaaatattcgaaaacgcagcaggtttatccagacgactactttcaaagaatggagttttgtgaaactctaataacgaaggctaatgatgaacctaattttattaaaaacattttatttactgatggATCTTCTGTTTCGTTACTAGGGAGACAGAATGCTCCTATTACGAGGTATTGGGCGCGGGAAAACcagcacagaagtgttgtttaccgaactcaacATCCTCAAAAATTAACGTCTGGATTGGCCttttaggagaccacataataggtccattttttattgagggcaaaTTGAATTgtagagtatacctcgatttgttacagaatcatgttgtttccgctattctcaatcttcctgatgtaaatctggagaaCGTTTGATTCCATCAAGACGGCTGTTCAGTTTAGAACGCATGAATAATTAgggagtacttaaacaatactttccccCGAATTGAGTCATCAGTagaacaggcgatattaagtggcctgcgcgatctccagatcttaAACTCATGGACAACTAGAGctggatgaattaaaaaaaaccgaataagagaagtctccaattctgttacagcagaaactcttacATCTGCCCGgagaagtttttatgacagattgggatactATTCGGCCGTAGAatgtcaaatatttgaatcatttctgtagggcataaacaattatttcttattttatcaggaattattttttatttttaataagagtatattttttgttttatctttttaaagaaatgcgcttttatttttaattcaaccacaaaaaattgtttacattattaaaaaccgatacaaatgcaccgccttataaaggtcagtgtatttttatcgaaattatgttataagaaatgaaccgggtatacgtaagaaaaacaaaaatcgacggacgAAGATACATATCCCATGcgttgttatgtgttactaaatggttttctCGTTTTTTGTCACGGAGTCTAGGTGTCGGAGGGAATCGGAGAATTTACCTCATACGAGGCAATGTTGAAAattttagcgctttatgtagtttGCAATATATAATCCAAAACAACGTACTGTATAATCTGGATATTGGAGGAATGCAATAAAAATGTGTTATTgacagtaataattttttatcatgAACGGTTTCCCGAGAGGCGGCAACCTATAACAGCAAGTTTTAACAGATTGAAGGATCGGTTAACCGCACTGGTTCAAGTATGAAAACTTTCCTTTGTGTACGAAAAACACGGACGAACAAAAAGTACTGTGACAGAGGAAAACGAAATCCAAAAGGAACTAACTTACTACTCTGTGCAAAGAATTCTTGCAAAAAACAGAATACGCCCTTACCGTTTTCAATTGCACCAAGAATTAATTCAGGAAGATTTTGAAAAGTGAATCGTATTTTCCGAATGTTACGTTTCATAAAAACGGTTCTGTTAATAGGCACAACTTTCATTATTATGGTTCAACTAATCCATACCACATAGTTACAAACAGTCACACTAGATAAGGTGAACTTGACGATTAGTTTCCTGATAGATGGActtatttttagaatttaataaaatagacttATTTTTTTGAGTTACGTTAAGAATGAAGTTTATAAAATACCTCCAATAGCAAGGGATGAGATAAAAGATAGAATACAAAATGTATTTCGAAATGTTAGTGTACAAATTCTTCGTAATATAAGTAACTCATTCAATGACTGTTTTCAGGCGTGCATAAATATTTTATGAGGTCATTTTGAACTCCTTATGTAATaattaaatatgaaaaatattttagtaaaggtagtttttaattttttcataatgtgtttgtatttttttttgtaaaatttattaataataaattatttttctttctctatttgttacattgttttattgattacccGATTCATAATCACTAATGGTTACCTGTCAGTTTTAAACAACTCAGTCATGGCTaacttaaaatttgtaaaaatttagacACCTAATTAATAATTTGCTTTGAAAAATCAAAATATCTCAAATACTAATAAATTTAGAcataagaaatattaaatataattgaaGTATGGTAATGATACTTTTCGATAGTGGCAtaagatacagggtgttctatttaaaattactgagaaaataatgtacttgcattttgactcaccctgtattcaatataaagaaaattagcaatattaatcatttttgaaaatattgccaattaataaaaaaatgtggcaGTAATAAACCATTGTTATTGTGGTTCTTTTTAATTACGCAGAGAGTTAAACTTTTTAAGATTTTGATAGAAAATtgattataactttttaaataccctgTATAACATAATAATACTTTATATTGTTGTGATGTAAAAATGAAGAAGATTtggaatgtaaaataaaatatagtgttttatttaaaaaaaaaaacaaatgtttgttCTGCCACTATGTTATCGAAACcctgtaattaattttataatatgAAACTTAAAGTTGccaacactttttgttattaccTTTTATGGCTATCTATTATGATAGCGGATCTACTAAGCTTTATCACACTAATtaatcaccctgtataataaagtACATAAAACCATATTAAAAATTCTTACCTTCTTTTGAACTCATAAATAACAAAACATTACATCGTTTCCCCCACGTATTCTTCACGTGTTTTGCCCTCTTTTCGTGATTTTTTGGTCCAGTCATGATCCAACATAAAATCCTAACGTTACTGTACAATTTGTTTGCTACTGTTGGATCTTCCATGTTATGGAATTCTTCATTATCGGCATGGTCTCCGGGATCTACTGTTGGTCCATACATATTTTCCATATCGTTGCTTGTGTGTGGATCTGTCAAAGCTATGATTTGATGTGAAACGCCAGTATATGCTATAAGCCATCCGCATACTAGTCCCATTAATAGGGCTATGAAAAACTGCTTGTTGATCGCAGGcctgtaaataacaataaaaattgatATTCCCACCGAGTGTACAATCATCTTACAAGCTTCCGATAATAAATACTagggaaaaaattattattttctaagtgtttttaatTGCTAGGCAAACTTTTATAAGTAGATGAGGTACATTTAGTCGGATGTATATACATTTAATCAAATGTtaatttgattttgaaaaagtgataaaagaataaagaaaacagAGAGCTATAGAAAAACCAATGCCAAATATAAAAATGGAGGATAAGTAAGATATTTCAGAAGAGAAATAGTAAATTGAATTAAATACTATAAAATACTTTAAAAGTTATGTGAATGACTAAGATAAAATGATAATTTGACAACCTCAAAAATTCCCAGGTCTCACATGGATGAATTGAGTACAAAATAGAAAACAGTAGATGAAATCCAAGGGAGCTTATGCCCAATATAATATTACACCCCAAGTGTTTATTGTAAGCTCTTAAGGTATTGTTTGTTCATGTTTAATACATAAACTTATATTATCAACTATATAAAAGAAAACTTTCATTCACAACATTGTCCTTACTTATgtacaaatataatttttataaatagcataataatatttaataaaataatgaacaaatatAAGAATTTTGATCAATTGTCTTGTGTTTATCTTAGGTCTGTTAATTAAGATAATTTTTAACTTAAAACAGATAAGGAATCCCATCTAAATACATATGTTTAGATCATTATAAAAAGAGTGACAAcgtctattttatcaaaaaaaaaagttaCCTAGCCCAGACATAATGAATTAAATAACAAATTAGTCTTTGCATTTTTGAACTGAGGGTGACTTGAGTTGAACTAACCCAATGAATATCATACAATTTAAAACCTATTATACAAAAACAGATTCTACAA
It encodes:
- the LOC140445936 gene encoding glycoprotein-N-acetylgalactosamine 3-beta-galactosyltransferase 1-like, which codes for MLPKRSMGYMRIYKWPAINKQFFIALLMGLVCGWLIAYTGVSHQIIALTDPHTSNDMENMYGPTVDPGDHADNEEFHNMEDPTVANKLYSNVRILCWIMTGPKNHEKRAKHVKNTWGKRCNVLLFMSSKEDNSLPSVALPVKEGRDNLWLKTKEAFKYVYKHYYDSADWFLKADDDTYVILENLRYMLLPNKPSEPIYFGCRFKPFVKQGYMSGGAGYVLSKEALKRFIEVGLTNSTGCSHANGGSEDVEMGKCMEAVNVKAGDSRDSLGRGRFFPFVPEHHLIPGHVSRSFWYWDYIYYEAKQGMDCCSDNAVSFHYVSPNQMYVLEYLIYHLRPYGISFHVEMPPELTEKPSVADESSNATT